From a single bacterium genomic region:
- a CDS encoding thiolase family protein produces MVDVVILSAVRTPIGRFMGGLATIPATRLGGLVVTEALRRAGVPADAVSEVIMGNVLSAGLGQAPARQAVLAAGLPNSVPATMVNKMCGSGLKAVMMGCQAIQAGDAEIVVAGGMENMSAAPHLAERVRSGYRLGDGVLVDVILRDGLHDAYGHGHMGNCAEILARTRGITREEQDAFAAESYRRTIAAMDAGEFGAEILPVHPDSGAPTVAEDEEPRRVNYAKIPTLKPAFQVDGTVTAANASSISDGAAAVVLASSEDARRMGRTPLARIAGQAVAAMAPEWFTIAPAEAVRRLLARVGWTAQDVDLFEINEAFAAVVIGVSRELEIGTERVNVRGGAVAMGHPIGASGARILTTLLHAMAARGARRGVAAACLAGGEAVALAVERTAGVTD; encoded by the coding sequence ATGGTTGATGTGGTGATCCTGAGCGCGGTGCGAACTCCCATCGGACGGTTCATGGGAGGCCTGGCGACGATACCGGCCACGCGGCTGGGCGGCCTGGTGGTAACCGAGGCGCTGCGGCGCGCCGGCGTGCCGGCCGATGCGGTCAGCGAGGTAATCATGGGCAACGTACTGAGCGCCGGCCTGGGTCAGGCCCCGGCGCGCCAGGCCGTGCTGGCGGCCGGGTTGCCGAACTCGGTCCCGGCCACCATGGTCAACAAGATGTGCGGATCCGGGCTCAAGGCGGTGATGATGGGCTGCCAGGCAATCCAGGCCGGGGACGCAGAGATCGTGGTCGCCGGCGGGATGGAGAACATGAGCGCGGCCCCACACCTGGCCGAGCGCGTGCGCAGCGGGTACCGTCTTGGAGATGGCGTTCTGGTGGACGTCATTCTCCGCGACGGGCTGCACGACGCCTACGGCCACGGGCACATGGGAAACTGCGCCGAGATCCTGGCCCGCACCCGCGGGATCACGCGCGAGGAGCAGGACGCGTTTGCGGCGGAGAGCTACCGCCGCACGATTGCGGCAATGGACGCAGGGGAGTTCGGCGCTGAGATCCTGCCGGTCCATCCCGACAGCGGCGCGCCGACGGTGGCCGAGGACGAAGAACCCCGCCGGGTGAACTACGCCAAGATCCCAACCCTGAAGCCCGCCTTCCAGGTGGACGGTACCGTGACCGCCGCCAACGCGAGCTCGATAAGCGACGGCGCCGCCGCGGTTGTGCTGGCATCGTCCGAGGACGCCCGCCGGATGGGCCGGACGCCGCTGGCCAGGATCGCCGGGCAGGCCGTGGCGGCAATGGCGCCGGAGTGGTTCACCATCGCGCCCGCCGAGGCCGTCAGGCGTCTGCTGGCCAGGGTGGGATGGACCGCGCAAGATGTGGATCTCTTCGAAATCAACGAGGCGTTTGCCGCGGTCGTGATCGGTGTGAGCCGCGAGCTGGAAATCGGAACCGAACGGGTCAACGTCCGCGGCGGAGCCGTGGCAATGGGCCACCCTATCGGCGCGAGCGGCGCGCGGATCCTCACGACGCTTCTGCACGCGATGGCCGCGCGCGGGGCACGACGCGGAGTTGCCGCGGCCTGCCTGGCCGGCGGTGAAGCGGTGGCGCTGGCAGTCGAGAGGACCGCCGGGGTGACTGATTGA
- a CDS encoding DUF881 domain-containing protein, protein MALFLVVVGFMVVAQMRTRQPIRQAGALPSWRLAELAVLVRQQEDARRLLEAEVDALRRRARDYEAAVIEGRGLSEAMARDLARYRLVLGLVPVEGPGVRVVARGGAPGKGGVLPSAVEAQDLSGVANELWSAGAEAMAINGVRILATTSIRLAGGALQVGSTAVAPPYRIEAIGDPAALQAALAIRGGFVEGLRSVGIQVTVQVSERLRIPARRTAESFRYARPKPAE, encoded by the coding sequence GTGGCATTGTTCCTGGTCGTCGTCGGCTTCATGGTCGTGGCGCAGATGAGGACCCGACAGCCCATCCGCCAGGCAGGGGCGCTGCCTTCCTGGCGCCTTGCGGAACTGGCCGTCCTTGTTAGGCAACAGGAGGATGCGCGCAGACTGCTGGAGGCCGAGGTGGACGCGCTGAGGCGGCGGGCGCGTGACTACGAGGCCGCTGTCATCGAGGGCCGCGGCCTGTCAGAGGCCATGGCGAGGGATCTGGCCCGTTACAGGTTGGTGCTGGGCCTGGTCCCGGTGGAGGGTCCTGGGGTGCGCGTCGTGGCGCGGGGCGGGGCCCCTGGGAAGGGCGGCGTCCTGCCGTCCGCCGTGGAGGCACAGGATCTCTCGGGTGTGGCCAACGAGCTTTGGTCCGCGGGTGCCGAGGCCATGGCCATCAACGGGGTCCGCATCTTGGCCACGACCAGCATCCGGCTGGCCGGCGGCGCCTTGCAGGTAGGGTCCACCGCCGTTGCCCCGCCGTACCGCATCGAGGCCATTGGGGATCCGGCCGCGCTGCAGGCAGCCCTGGCCATCCGCGGTGGGTTCGTGGAAGGGCTGCGCTCTGTGGGGATCCAAGTGACGGTGCAGGTCAGCGAACGGCTGCGGATTCCTGCCAGGCGGACCGCCGAGTCTTTTCGTTATGCCCGACCCAAACCCGCCGAGTAG
- the rpsU gene encoding 30S ribosomal protein S21 produces MAEIRVGKDESLDAALRRFKRQVKRSGILTDAKRHEHFETPAQKKRRKLARSAKRKRR; encoded by the coding sequence ATGGCGGAAATTCGCGTGGGGAAGGACGAGAGTCTGGACGCCGCGCTGCGGCGGTTCAAGCGGCAGGTGAAGCGATCCGGGATCCTCACCGATGCCAAGCGTCACGAGCACTTCGAGACGCCGGCCCAGAAGAAGCGCCGGAAGCTGGCCCGCAGCGCGAAGCGGAAGCGCCGCTAG
- the groL gene encoding chaperonin GroEL (60 kDa chaperone family; promotes refolding of misfolded polypeptides especially under stressful conditions; forms two stacked rings of heptamers to form a barrel-shaped 14mer; ends can be capped by GroES; misfolded proteins enter the barrel where they are refolded when GroES binds): protein MPAKLLLYDENARRALERGVERVASAVKITLGPKGRNVVLEKKWGSPTITKDGVTVAKEIELEDPTENMGAQLVKEVASKTNDAAGDGTTTATVLAWAMVREGLKNVAAGANPMLIKRGMDKAVDAIVEAIKKASIQIEGRREIAHVAGIAANDAGIGETIADAMDKVGKDGVITIEEGKGIETTVEVVEGMQFDRGYISPYFITDPDKMETVLENPYILLTEKKISAARDIVPLMEKVIRTGRPLIVVAEDVEGEALATLVVNKLRGILHSAAVKAPGYGDRRKAMLGDMAALTGGKVVSDDIGIKIESVELEMLGHADKVKATKEETTLIGGKGAKADIDGRVAQIKKEIEDTTSDYDREKLQERLAKLGGGVAEIKVGAATETEMKEKKHRFEDALNATKAAVEEGIVPGGGVALLRALSQLGGISASGEEQIGINLVRRAVEEPTRQLVHNAGGEGSLVVERIKKEKGNVGYDVETGEYKDMVKAGIVDPTKVTRLALQNAASVAGMLLTTEAVVVEKREKKKGAGPMPGAGGMPDEDF from the coding sequence ATGCCGGCCAAGCTACTGCTTTACGATGAGAACGCGCGCCGGGCGCTCGAGCGAGGCGTTGAACGGGTGGCCAGCGCGGTCAAGATCACGTTGGGGCCAAAGGGACGCAACGTGGTGCTTGAGAAGAAGTGGGGATCCCCCACGATCACAAAAGATGGCGTCACCGTGGCCAAGGAGATCGAGCTCGAAGACCCCACTGAGAACATGGGGGCGCAGCTCGTCAAGGAGGTGGCCAGCAAGACCAACGACGCGGCGGGCGACGGCACCACCACCGCGACCGTGCTGGCCTGGGCCATGGTACGGGAGGGCCTGAAGAATGTCGCCGCCGGCGCGAACCCAATGCTGATCAAGCGCGGTATGGACAAGGCGGTGGACGCGATCGTCGAGGCCATCAAGAAGGCGAGCATCCAGATCGAGGGCCGTCGTGAGATCGCCCATGTCGCGGGCATCGCCGCCAACGATGCCGGGATCGGCGAGACCATCGCCGACGCCATGGACAAGGTGGGCAAGGACGGCGTCATCACCATCGAGGAAGGCAAGGGCATCGAGACCACCGTCGAGGTGGTCGAGGGCATGCAGTTCGATCGAGGCTACATCTCACCGTACTTCATCACCGACCCCGACAAGATGGAGACCGTCCTCGAGAACCCCTACATTCTGCTCACCGAGAAGAAGATCAGCGCCGCCCGCGACATCGTGCCACTGATGGAGAAGGTGATTCGGACGGGCAGGCCGCTCATCGTCGTAGCTGAGGACGTTGAAGGTGAAGCACTGGCAACCTTGGTGGTCAACAAGCTCCGCGGCATCCTGCACAGCGCGGCCGTGAAGGCACCCGGCTACGGCGATCGTCGCAAGGCCATGCTCGGGGACATGGCCGCCCTCACCGGCGGCAAGGTCGTCTCCGACGACATTGGGATCAAGATCGAAAGCGTCGAGCTGGAGATGCTCGGCCATGCCGACAAGGTGAAGGCCACGAAGGAAGAGACCACGCTCATCGGCGGCAAGGGCGCCAAGGCCGACATTGACGGTCGCGTCGCGCAGATCAAGAAGGAGATCGAGGACACGACCAGCGACTACGACCGCGAGAAGCTGCAGGAGCGCCTGGCCAAGCTGGGCGGGGGCGTCGCCGAGATCAAGGTCGGCGCCGCGACCGAGACCGAGATGAAAGAGAAGAAGCACCGCTTCGAGGACGCGCTCAACGCCACCAAAGCCGCCGTGGAGGAAGGTATCGTGCCCGGCGGCGGGGTTGCGCTCCTGAGGGCGCTATCGCAGCTCGGCGGCATCTCGGCCAGCGGCGAGGAGCAGATCGGCATCAACCTGGTGCGGCGTGCGGTGGAGGAGCCAACGCGACAACTCGTGCACAACGCCGGCGGAGAAGGATCGCTGGTGGTCGAGCGCATCAAGAAGGAAAAGGGCAACGTCGGCTACGACGTCGAAACCGGCGAGTACAAGGACATGGTTAAGGCCGGGATCGTGGATCCGACCAAGGTCACGCGCCTGGCCCTGCAGAATGCCGCCTCAGTGGCCGGGATGCTGCTGACCACCGAAGCGGTCGTGGTCGAGAAGCGAGAGAAGAAGAAGGGCGCGGGCCCCATGCCGGGCGCCGGCGGCATGCCCGACGAGGACTTCTAG